In Mucilaginibacter celer, one DNA window encodes the following:
- the rplN gene encoding 50S ribosomal protein L14, protein MVQQESRLTVADNSGAKEVLVIRVLGGTGKRYASIGDKIVVTVKSALPSGNVKKGSVSKAVVVRTKKEIRRKDGSYIRFDDNAAVLLNNQDEPRGTRIFGPVARELREKQFMKIVSLAPEVL, encoded by the coding sequence ATGGTACAACAGGAATCAAGATTAACAGTAGCCGACAATAGCGGCGCTAAAGAGGTTTTAGTGATCCGTGTATTAGGTGGTACCGGCAAAAGGTATGCATCAATCGGCGATAAAATTGTAGTTACTGTAAAAAGCGCTTTGCCATCAGGTAACGTGAAAAAAGGTAGCGTATCAAAAGCCGTAGTTGTGCGTACTAAAAAAGAGATCCGCAGAAAAGACGGTTCATATATCCGTTTCGACGATAACGCAGCTGTGTTGTTAAACAACCAGGACGAGCCAAGAGGTACACGTATCTTTGGCCCTGTTGCAAGGGAACTGCGCGAGAAACAATTTATGAAAATTGTATCATTAGCACCGGAGGTATTGTAA
- the rplX gene encoding 50S ribosomal protein L24 has protein sequence MEKKVKLKIRKGDLVKVIAGDSKGSQGKVVEVLVDKNRAIVEGANMVSKHTKPNAANPNGGIVKQEAAIHISNLALVDPKTGETTRVGRKLNDAGKLVRVAKKSGEEIK, from the coding sequence ATGGAAAAGAAAGTAAAATTAAAGATCCGTAAAGGCGACCTGGTTAAAGTTATTGCCGGCGATTCAAAAGGATCACAAGGTAAAGTAGTTGAGGTTTTGGTTGACAAAAACAGGGCTATTGTTGAAGGTGCCAACATGGTATCAAAACACACTAAGCCAAATGCAGCCAATCCTAACGGCGGAATTGTTAAACAAGAAGCTGCTATACATATTTCGAACCTGGCGTTGGTTGATCCTAAAACTGGTGAAACAACCCGTGTTGGCCGTAAATTAAACGATGCCGGCAAATTAGTAAGGGTAGCAAAAAAATCAGGGGAGGAAATTAAGTAA
- the rplE gene encoding 50S ribosomal protein L5 encodes MTYVPRLKSKYKEEIRTALKDKFQYKSVMQVPKLQKIAINQGVGGATTDKKLIENTITELTTITGQQAVSSKSKKDISNFKLRKNMPVGVRVTLRDNTMYEFLDRLIAVALPRIRDFKGINDKGFDGRGNYTLGITEQIIFPEINIDKINKIQGMDITFVTSATNDVEALELLKQFGLPFKNQNSNG; translated from the coding sequence ATGACTTACGTACCAAGATTAAAATCGAAATACAAAGAGGAAATCCGCACTGCACTGAAAGATAAATTTCAGTACAAAAGCGTAATGCAGGTTCCTAAGTTGCAGAAAATTGCTATCAACCAGGGTGTAGGCGGTGCTACTACCGACAAGAAATTGATCGAGAACACCATCACCGAGTTAACCACCATCACCGGTCAGCAGGCAGTATCTTCAAAATCAAAAAAAGATATCTCAAACTTCAAATTGCGTAAAAATATGCCGGTAGGCGTACGTGTTACTTTACGTGACAACACAATGTACGAGTTTTTGGATCGTTTAATCGCTGTTGCCCTGCCACGTATCCGTGACTTTAAAGGCATCAACGACAAAGGTTTTGACGGCCGCGGCAACTATACATTAGGTATTACAGAGCAAATTATCTTCCCTGAGATAAATATTGATAAAATCAATAAAATTCAAGGTATGGATATTACCTTTGTAACCTCCGCAACAAACGATGTTGAAGCATTGGAGTTGTTGAAACAATTTGGTTTACCATTTAAAAATCAAAATAGCAATGGCTAA
- the rpsN gene encoding 30S ribosomal protein S14, with the protein MAKEGVKAREVKRAKLVAKYAEKRAALKEAGDYAALDKLPKASSPVKLHNRCKLTGRPRGYMRQFGISRVTFREMALEGKIPGVKKASW; encoded by the coding sequence ATGGCTAAAGAAGGTGTAAAAGCACGTGAAGTAAAGCGCGCAAAATTAGTAGCTAAATACGCTGAGAAAAGAGCTGCTTTAAAAGAAGCAGGCGATTACGCTGCTTTAGATAAATTACCAAAAGCATCATCACCGGTAAAACTGCACAACCGTTGCAAATTAACCGGCCGCCCTCGTGGTTATATGCGTCAGTTCGGCATCTCACGTGTTACATTCCGTGAAATGGCTCTTGAAGGCAAGATCCCGGGAGTAAAAAAAGCAAGCTGGTAA
- the rpsH gene encoding 30S ribosomal protein S8, producing MNTDPIADYLTRVRNAIKANHRVVEIPASNLKKEITKVLFDKGYIANYKFEANGPQGSIKVALKYHPITKVSAIRSISRVSKPGLRKYAGMENMPRVLNGLGIAILSTSKGVMSDKEARQQNVGGEVLCYVY from the coding sequence ATGAATACAGATCCAATCGCAGATTATCTTACAAGAGTAAGGAATGCTATTAAAGCCAACCATAGGGTTGTTGAAATTCCTGCATCAAATCTGAAAAAGGAAATCACTAAGGTGCTTTTCGACAAAGGTTACATCGCTAATTACAAGTTTGAGGCTAACGGTCCTCAAGGCAGCATCAAAGTTGCTTTGAAATACCACCCGATAACTAAAGTTTCTGCTATCCGCAGCATCTCACGCGTAAGTAAACCAGGTTTGAGGAAATACGCAGGTATGGAAAACATGCCACGTGTATTAAATGGTTTAGGAATCGCCATCCTTTCAACTTCTAAAGGCGTTATGTCTGATAAAGAAGCCCGTCAGCAAAATGTAGGCGGTGAGGTTTTATGCTACGTTTATTAA
- the rplF gene encoding 50S ribosomal protein L6, whose amino-acid sequence MSRVGKAPIALPQGVTVTVSADNVVTVKGPKGQLEQAVDSDITIAQEDGQLLVQRPSDQKRHKALHGLYRALLNNMVVGVTEGYKVTQELVGVGYRATNTGNTLDLVLGFSHHYVFELPQEIKVTTTADKGKNPTIILESIDKQLIGQVAAKIRSLRAPEPYKGKGIKFQGEILRRKAGKSASKK is encoded by the coding sequence ATGTCAAGAGTAGGAAAAGCACCGATAGCACTGCCACAGGGAGTAACCGTAACGGTATCAGCAGATAATGTTGTTACTGTAAAAGGCCCTAAAGGACAGTTAGAGCAAGCGGTTGATAGCGATATCACTATTGCACAGGAAGATGGCCAGCTGCTGGTTCAGCGCCCGTCTGATCAAAAACGTCATAAAGCGTTACACGGTTTATACCGCGCGCTTTTAAACAACATGGTAGTTGGCGTAACCGAAGGTTATAAAGTAACCCAGGAATTAGTGGGTGTAGGTTACCGCGCTACCAATACAGGTAATACATTAGATTTAGTGTTGGGTTTCTCTCACCACTACGTATTTGAATTACCGCAGGAAATTAAAGTTACAACCACTGCTGATAAAGGTAAAAACCCAACCATCATTTTGGAGTCTATCGACAAACAATTGATTGGCCAGGTTGCAGCCAAAATCCGTTCATTACGCGCTCCAGAGCCTTACAAAGGTAAAGGTATCAAGTTCCAGGGCGAGATATTGAGAAGAAAAGCAGGTAAATCAGCATCTAAAAAATAA
- the rplR gene encoding 50S ribosomal protein L18 produces MGAKLSRRDRIKKGIRKRLSGSAERPRLSVFRSNKGIYAQIIDDVAGKTLVSASSLSKDFAADGSKSDQSVAVGKLVAQKAIAAGIKDVVFDRNGYLYHGRVKSLAEGAREGGLNF; encoded by the coding sequence ATGGGAGCTAAATTATCAAGAAGAGACAGGATTAAAAAAGGCATCAGAAAACGCCTTTCGGGTTCAGCAGAGCGTCCTCGCCTGTCAGTATTTAGGAGCAATAAAGGAATTTATGCGCAGATCATTGACGATGTTGCCGGTAAAACATTAGTTTCAGCATCATCTTTATCAAAAGATTTTGCAGCTGATGGTTCAAAATCAGATCAATCAGTAGCTGTAGGTAAACTGGTAGCTCAAAAAGCTATTGCTGCAGGTATTAAAGATGTGGTTTTTGACAGGAACGGTTACTTGTACCACGGCCGTGTTAAATCATTGGCAGAAGGTGCACGTGAAGGTGGTTTAAACTTTTAA
- the rpsE gene encoding 30S ribosomal protein S5 codes for MSTINIKRVKTSEIELKDRLVSIQRVAKVTKGGRTFSFSAIVVVGDENGVVGYGLGKAKEVTEAIAKGIDDAKKNLVKVPVINGTVPHEQIGKFSGGFVFIKPAANGTGVIAGGAMRAVLESAGIHNVLAKSKGSSNPHNVVKATVSALAQLRDANTVAQQRGISLGKVFNG; via the coding sequence ATGTCAACAATCAACATAAAAAGAGTAAAAACAAGCGAGATCGAATTGAAAGACCGCTTGGTAAGCATACAGCGTGTTGCCAAAGTAACCAAAGGCGGCCGTACTTTCAGCTTCTCTGCCATTGTGGTAGTAGGTGATGAAAACGGTGTTGTAGGTTATGGCTTAGGTAAAGCTAAAGAGGTAACTGAAGCTATTGCAAAAGGCATTGATGATGCTAAAAAGAACCTGGTAAAAGTTCCGGTAATTAACGGAACTGTGCCTCACGAGCAAATTGGTAAATTTAGCGGTGGTTTTGTTTTCATTAAACCAGCAGCTAACGGTACCGGTGTAATTGCAGGTGGTGCGATGCGTGCCGTATTAGAGTCGGCCGGTATCCACAACGTATTGGCAAAATCAAAAGGTTCATCAAATCCGCACAACGTGGTAAAAGCAACCGTATCGGCATTAGCCCAGTTACGTGATGCCAATACAGTAGCACAACAGCGCGGTATTAGTTTAGGTAAAGTTTTTAACGGATAA
- the rpmD gene encoding 50S ribosomal protein L30 gives MAKIKITQIKSVIDRTERQKKTIEALGLRKINHSVEVEATPAIVGMVRKVNHLVAVENI, from the coding sequence ATGGCTAAGATCAAAATAACACAGATTAAGAGCGTGATCGACAGAACGGAACGCCAGAAAAAAACAATCGAAGCTTTAGGCTTGCGTAAAATTAACCACAGTGTGGAAGTTGAGGCTACACCTGCTATAGTTGGGATGGTTAGGAAAGTGAACCACCTGGTAGCGGTTGAAAATATTTAA
- the rplO gene encoding 50S ribosomal protein L15: MNLSNLKPAEGSTKNRKRIGRGTGSGRGGTSTRGHKGAGSRSGTSTKVGFEGGQMPLQRRVPKVGFKNPNRVEYTGVNLDVLQDLVTKYSLTVVDLETLKEHGLASRNDQVKILGRGELTAKVEVKAHAFTATAQKAIEAAGGTIVKL, encoded by the coding sequence ATGAATTTAAGTAATTTAAAACCTGCAGAAGGTTCAACCAAAAATAGAAAACGTATTGGCCGTGGTACCGGTTCGGGCCGTGGCGGTACGTCAACCCGTGGCCATAAAGGCGCCGGTTCTCGTTCGGGCACCAGCACTAAAGTAGGCTTTGAAGGCGGTCAGATGCCTTTGCAACGCCGTGTGCCTAAAGTTGGCTTTAAAAACCCTAACCGTGTTGAGTACACAGGTGTAAACCTTGACGTACTTCAGGACCTGGTTACCAAATATTCACTTACTGTAGTGGATCTGGAAACTTTGAAAGAGCACGGTTTGGCTTCACGTAACGACCAGGTTAAAATTCTGGGCCGTGGCGAATTGACTGCCAAAGTTGAGGTTAAAGCACATGCATTTACTGCTACAGCTCAAAAAGCTATTGAAGCAGCAGGTGGTACCATAGTTAAGTTATAA
- the secY gene encoding preprotein translocase subunit SecY: protein MKKFFTTLSNIWKIEDLKVRIINTLLFLLIYRVGSFVILPGVAYSSVSNQKAEGLIGLLNMFAGGSFSRSSIFALGVMPYISASIVVQLLGIAVPYFTKLQKEGESGRNKLNQWTRYLTIGITFLQAIGYIKSQVPVDARTITDPFMFIFLNTFVLTAGTLFVMWLGEKITDKGIGNGISLIIMVGIIAQLPGAFGTEFVARNSGAGGLIGFIVEIVALIGVVMFTILIVQGTRKISVQYAKRIVGNKQYGGVRQYIPLKVNAAGVMPIIFAQALMFIPQTVSQFFPNVSSNGILIALANYNSWQHNLLFGILIILFTYFYTAITVNPNQMADDMKKNGGFIPGIKPGKSTADFIDAVISRITLPGSVFLAIIAIIPALASLVGISPIFARFFGGTSLIILVGVVLDTLQQIESHLLMRHYDGLMKTGRIKGRTAMPAAAGTTPTAI, encoded by the coding sequence ATGAAGAAATTTTTCACCACATTATCCAATATCTGGAAAATCGAAGATTTAAAGGTGCGTATTATTAATACGCTCCTATTTCTTCTAATATATCGTGTAGGCTCATTCGTGATTTTACCTGGAGTTGCATACTCATCGGTATCAAATCAAAAAGCAGAAGGATTAATAGGATTGCTGAATATGTTTGCGGGAGGTTCGTTTTCACGTTCCTCTATTTTCGCGTTAGGTGTAATGCCTTACATTTCGGCTTCAATTGTGGTGCAACTGCTGGGCATTGCCGTTCCGTATTTTACCAAATTGCAAAAAGAAGGTGAAAGCGGCCGCAACAAGCTTAACCAATGGACCCGCTATCTTACAATCGGTATCACGTTTTTACAGGCTATCGGTTACATTAAATCGCAGGTTCCTGTTGATGCCAGAACCATTACTGATCCGTTCATGTTTATCTTCCTTAACACTTTCGTGTTAACCGCAGGTACATTATTTGTAATGTGGCTGGGCGAGAAGATCACTGATAAAGGTATCGGTAACGGTATTTCGCTCATCATCATGGTGGGTATTATTGCCCAGTTACCTGGTGCATTTGGTACCGAGTTTGTTGCACGTAACAGCGGCGCCGGTGGTTTGATTGGCTTTATTGTTGAGATTGTAGCCCTTATTGGTGTGGTAATGTTTACCATCCTGATAGTGCAGGGAACACGTAAAATATCGGTACAGTACGCAAAACGTATTGTAGGTAATAAACAGTATGGCGGCGTGCGCCAGTATATACCTTTAAAGGTAAATGCTGCCGGTGTAATGCCTATCATTTTTGCCCAGGCATTGATGTTTATACCACAAACGGTATCGCAGTTTTTCCCTAACGTATCATCAAACGGGATCCTTATTGCTTTGGCTAACTATAACTCATGGCAGCATAACCTGTTGTTCGGTATCCTGATCATCCTGTTCACTTACTTCTATACAGCTATTACGGTTAACCCTAACCAGATGGCTGATGATATGAAAAAGAACGGTGGTTTTATACCGGGCATTAAACCAGGCAAAAGCACAGCCGATTTTATTGACGCCGTTATCTCAAGGATCACTTTACCAGGTTCGGTATTTTTGGCAATTATCGCCATTATACCGGCGCTTGCCAGTTTAGTTGGTATCTCTCCGATATTTGCAAGGTTTTTTGGCGGTACATCGCTTATCATCCTTGTAGGTGTAGTGTTGGATACCTTACAGCAAATTGAAAGCCACCTGTTGATGCGCCACTACGATGGTTTGATGAAAACCGGACGTATTAAAGGACGTACAGCTATGCCTGCAGCTGCCGGAACAACCCCGACAGCGATCTAA
- the map gene encoding type I methionyl aminopeptidase encodes MSKIIYKSAEEIELIRASALLVSKTHAEIAKVIGPGVATIELDRLAETFIRDNGGIPAFLNYHGFPYSLCISLNDQVVHGFPGKYILKEGDLVSVDCGVVLNKYVGDSAYTFAIGEVSAEVKKLMRVTQECLQLGVEKAVVGMRIGDIGYAVQEHAEKNGFGVVKELVGHGVGRQLHEKPEVPNYGKRGSGTKLEEGMVIAIEPMINAGRAGVKFWDDGWTVSTVDKKASAHYEHTVAVGKGKPDILSTFEYVENVLKEKNNN; translated from the coding sequence ATGTCGAAAATTATTTATAAGTCTGCCGAGGAGATTGAGCTCATCAGGGCAAGTGCCCTACTGGTATCAAAAACACACGCTGAAATAGCGAAGGTTATTGGCCCGGGAGTAGCAACAATCGAACTCGACAGACTTGCTGAAACTTTTATCCGTGATAATGGAGGCATTCCTGCCTTTTTAAATTATCACGGATTTCCATATTCTCTCTGTATCTCACTTAATGATCAGGTAGTGCACGGTTTCCCCGGCAAATATATTTTGAAGGAGGGAGATCTTGTATCGGTTGATTGTGGTGTTGTACTGAACAAATACGTAGGCGATTCGGCCTATACCTTTGCTATAGGCGAAGTAAGTGCTGAAGTTAAGAAACTAATGCGTGTTACGCAGGAGTGTTTGCAACTGGGCGTTGAAAAGGCTGTAGTGGGTATGCGCATTGGTGATATCGGTTACGCTGTACAAGAGCATGCTGAGAAAAATGGTTTCGGCGTGGTAAAAGAACTGGTAGGACATGGCGTGGGCAGGCAGCTACACGAAAAGCCTGAAGTACCTAACTACGGTAAACGCGGCTCGGGCACCAAACTTGAAGAAGGTATGGTAATAGCAATTGAACCGATGATTAACGCAGGCCGTGCAGGTGTTAAGTTTTGGGATGATGGCTGGACAGTATCAACTGTTGATAAGAAGGCCAGTGCCCATTATGAGCATACCGTTGCGGTAGGTAAAGGCAAACCCGACATTTTATCGACGTTTGAATACGTAGAAAATGTTTTAAAAGAAAAAAATAATAATTAA
- the infA gene encoding translation initiation factor IF-1: MAKQSSIEQDGTIREALSNAMFRVELENGHEIIAHISGKMRMHYIKILPGDRVKLEMSPYDLTKGRITYRYK; the protein is encoded by the coding sequence ATGGCTAAACAATCTTCGATTGAGCAGGACGGTACAATTAGGGAGGCATTGTCAAACGCAATGTTTCGTGTTGAACTTGAAAATGGTCATGAGATTATAGCGCACATATCCGGTAAAATGCGTATGCACTACATCAAAATTCTTCCTGGCGACAGGGTGAAACTGGAGATGAGCCCATACGATTTAACAAAGGGTAGAATAACCTATAGATATAAATAA
- the ykgO gene encoding type B 50S ribosomal protein L36 encodes MKVRASIKKRSADCKIIRRNGKLYVINKKNPKFKQRQG; translated from the coding sequence ATGAAAGTTAGAGCATCCATCAAAAAACGCAGCGCTGATTGCAAAATCATCCGCCGCAACGGGAAACTTTACGTTATTAACAAAAAGAACCCGAAGTTTAAACAACGCCAGGGCTAA
- the rpsM gene encoding 30S ribosomal protein S13: MARISGIDLPKNKRGEIGLTYIYGIGRSTAQRILAEAGIDVNIKVQDWTDDQLAAIRGIINEQIKVEGALRSEVQLNIKRLMDIGCYRGTRHRKGLPLRGQRTKNNSRTRKGKRKTVANKKKATK, translated from the coding sequence ATGGCAAGGATTTCAGGTATTGATTTACCAAAGAATAAAAGAGGAGAGATCGGACTTACTTATATTTACGGCATCGGCCGCTCAACAGCTCAACGTATTTTGGCTGAAGCAGGTATCGACGTAAATATCAAAGTACAAGACTGGACCGATGATCAGTTAGCTGCTATACGTGGTATCATCAACGAGCAAATTAAAGTTGAAGGTGCTTTACGTTCAGAAGTACAGCTTAACATTAAACGTTTGATGGATATTGGTTGCTACCGGGGTACACGTCACCGTAAAGGTTTACCATTACGTGGTCAGCGTACTAAAAACAACTCACGTACCCGTAAAGGTAAACGTAAAACAGTTGCTAACAAGAAAAAAGCTACTAAATAG
- the rpsK gene encoding 30S ribosomal protein S11 — translation MAKAKKVTKKRIVVIEPVGEAHINATFNNIIITLTNKTGQAISWSSAGKMGFKGSKKNTPYAASQAAADCGKVAYDLGLRKVEVFVKGPGAGRESAIRTLQTAGIEVTTIKDITPLPHNGCRPSKRRRV, via the coding sequence ATGGCTAAAGCTAAAAAAGTTACCAAAAAACGCATTGTTGTAATTGAGCCGGTTGGCGAAGCACACATCAATGCTACTTTTAACAACATCATCATCACCCTTACCAACAAAACAGGCCAGGCTATTTCATGGTCGTCTGCTGGTAAAATGGGCTTCAAAGGTTCAAAAAAGAACACTCCATATGCTGCCTCACAAGCTGCTGCCGATTGCGGTAAAGTTGCTTATGACTTAGGTTTACGTAAAGTTGAAGTGTTTGTAAAAGGCCCTGGTGCCGGTCGTGAGTCAGCTATCCGTACTTTGCAAACTGCAGGTATCGAAGTAACTACGATTAAAGATATTACACCGCTTCCGCACAACGGTTGCCGTCCTTCAAAAAGAAGAAGAGTTTAA
- the rpsD gene encoding 30S ribosomal protein S4 has translation MARYTGPKSKIARRFREPIFGPDKALDRKNYPPGQHGASKRRGKQSEYSTQLQEKQKVKYTYGVLERQFENLFHRASAKEGITGENLLKFLEARLDNAVFRLGIAPTRSAARQLVNHKHITVNGSVVNIASYALKAGDVVAVREKSKSLEAITTSVAGRRINKYSWLEWDANALTGKFLNYPNRDEIPENIKENLIVELYSK, from the coding sequence ATGGCCAGATATACAGGACCAAAATCCAAAATTGCCCGTCGTTTCCGTGAGCCGATCTTCGGTCCGGATAAAGCGTTAGATCGTAAAAACTACCCACCGGGCCAACACGGCGCTTCAAAACGTCGTGGTAAACAATCTGAGTATTCAACTCAGTTGCAAGAGAAACAAAAAGTTAAATACACTTACGGTGTATTGGAGCGTCAGTTCGAAAACCTGTTTCACCGTGCATCAGCTAAAGAAGGTATCACAGGTGAAAACCTTTTGAAATTTTTGGAAGCTCGTTTAGATAATGCTGTTTTCCGTTTAGGTATTGCTCCTACACGTTCTGCAGCTCGTCAGTTAGTTAACCACAAACACATCACCGTTAACGGTAGTGTTGTAAACATCGCTTCATATGCATTGAAAGCTGGTGATGTGGTTGCTGTACGTGAAAAATCTAAATCATTAGAAGCTATCACTACATCGGTAGCCGGCAGAAGAATCAACAAATACAGCTGGTTGGAGTGGGACGCAAATGCCTTAACCGGTAAGTTCCTTAACTACCCTAACCGCGACGAAATTCCTGAAAACATTAAGGAAAACCTGATCGTCGAGTTGTACTCTAAATAA
- a CDS encoding DNA-directed RNA polymerase subunit alpha, with protein MAILAFQKPDKVIMQKANDFDGTFEFRPLEPGFGVTIGNALRRILLSSLEGFAITSVRFSGVTHEFSTIKGVVEDVTEIILNLKQVRFKKTGESGDSEKIFVIVNGQDAFRAGDITKFSNNFTVLNPDLVLCNMDPSVTLEVELTVGKGRGYVPSEENKNPDANVGVIAIDSIYTPIKNVKYTIENYRVEQKTDYEKLVLDIATDGSIHPEDALKEAAKILIQHFMLFSDENMMLEAQAKEETKEVDEEILHMRKILKTELVDLDLSVRALNCLKAADIRSLADLVSYDVADMLKFRNFGKKSLTEIQDLVKSKGLSFGMNLSKFKLDEE; from the coding sequence ATGGCAATTTTAGCATTTCAAAAACCAGACAAGGTTATCATGCAGAAAGCAAATGATTTTGATGGTACGTTTGAATTTCGTCCGTTAGAACCAGGTTTCGGTGTAACCATTGGTAATGCTCTGCGTCGTATCTTACTTTCATCTCTTGAAGGTTTTGCTATCACTTCTGTTCGTTTTTCAGGAGTTACGCACGAATTTTCAACCATCAAGGGTGTTGTTGAAGACGTAACCGAGATCATCCTTAATCTTAAACAAGTTCGTTTTAAGAAAACAGGCGAATCTGGCGACAGCGAGAAAATATTTGTTATTGTAAATGGCCAGGATGCATTTAGAGCTGGAGATATCACCAAATTCTCAAACAACTTTACTGTATTAAATCCTGATCTGGTACTCTGCAACATGGACCCATCAGTAACGCTTGAAGTTGAGCTTACTGTAGGTAAGGGCCGTGGTTACGTACCAAGCGAGGAGAATAAAAATCCTGACGCTAACGTTGGTGTTATCGCTATCGATTCGATCTATACACCGATCAAAAACGTAAAATATACTATCGAAAACTATCGTGTTGAGCAAAAAACCGACTATGAAAAATTAGTATTGGATATTGCTACCGATGGTTCGATCCACCCGGAAGATGCTCTGAAAGAAGCAGCTAAAATCCTGATCCAACACTTCATGCTGTTCAGCGATGAAAACATGATGCTTGAAGCACAGGCTAAGGAAGAAACCAAAGAGGTTGATGAAGAGATCCTGCACATGCGCAAGATCCTTAAAACCGAATTGGTTGATCTTGACCTGTCGGTACGTGCCCTTAACTGCTTAAAAGCTGCTGATATCCGCAGTCTGGCAGATTTAGTATCGTATGACGTTGCTGATATGTTGAAATTCAGGAACTTCGGTAAAAAATCGTTAACAGAGATCCAGGACCTGGTTAAATCAAAAGGTTTATCTTTTGGTATGAATCTGTCTAAATTTAAGTTAGACGAGGAATAA
- the rplQ gene encoding 50S ribosomal protein L17, whose amino-acid sequence MRHGNKNNHLGRTTAHRKAMLANMATSLILHKRITTTLAKAKVLRGYVEPLLTKSKNDTTHSRRTVFSYLQDKDATSILFREVAEKIANRPGGYTRIIKLENRLGDNAEMAIIELVDYNTVYGADAAAPAKKSTRRRGGSGAKAKTAAPVAEEAVVVEDVKEEPAAEAPATSENEENAEKGE is encoded by the coding sequence ATGAGACACGGAAACAAAAACAATCACTTAGGCCGTACTACAGCCCACCGCAAAGCGATGCTGGCTAATATGGCAACTTCGCTTATTTTACACAAGCGTATCACTACAACATTAGCAAAAGCAAAAGTTTTACGCGGTTATGTTGAGCCACTTTTAACAAAATCAAAAAACGATACTACGCACTCACGTCGTACAGTATTTAGCTACCTGCAGGATAAAGATGCTACTTCGATCTTGTTCCGCGAGGTTGCTGAAAAAATTGCTAACCGCCCAGGTGGTTACACCCGTATCATCAAGTTAGAAAACCGTTTAGGCGATAACGCTGAAATGGCAATCATCGAGCTTGTTGACTACAACACTGTTTACGGTGCCGATGCTGCTGCTCCTGCTAAGAAATCAACCCGTCGTCGTGGTGGTTCTGGTGCAAAAGCTAAAACTGCTGCTCCGGTTGCAGAAGAAGCTGTAGTAGTTGAAGACGTTAAAGAAGAACCAGCTGCTGAAGCACCTGCAACTTCTGAAAACGAAGAAAACGCTGAAAAAGGCGAATAA
- a CDS encoding GNAT family N-acetyltransferase produces the protein MFFIQSERLKMLPLTHQQLLLLKQNRQTFELSIGLTPSAMNIDPFYIKEIDDAFDNFWLPNTLAYPDKYLWYTDWEIILKSTNTVVGGMGFAGYPNDQGEAEIGYMIDANQQNKGFATEALQLLSNWAFTHNFVKTIIVRTYADNLSSRRILDKCGFAVKEDVDGLLTYQLSK, from the coding sequence ATGTTTTTTATCCAATCGGAACGGCTTAAAATGCTGCCGTTAACTCATCAACAGCTATTACTGCTTAAACAAAACAGGCAAACTTTCGAACTATCCATAGGCTTAACGCCATCGGCCATGAACATCGATCCTTTTTATATCAAAGAGATCGATGACGCCTTTGATAATTTCTGGCTGCCCAACACCCTCGCCTATCCCGACAAATATCTTTGGTACACGGACTGGGAGATCATCCTCAAAAGCACCAATACTGTGGTTGGCGGAATGGGCTTTGCAGGGTATCCAAATGACCAGGGCGAGGCTGAAATTGGCTATATGATAGATGCCAATCAGCAAAACAAAGGTTTTGCTACAGAGGCTTTGCAACTGCTCTCTAACTGGGCGTTTACACACAATTTTGTAAAGACTATTATTGTGCGTACTTATGCTGATAACCTGTCATCGCGAAGGATTTTGGATAAGTGCGGGTTTGCGGTGAAAGAGGATGTGGATGGGTTGCTTACGTATCAATTGTCCAAATAG